One window of the Trifolium pratense cultivar HEN17-A07 linkage group LG2, ARS_RC_1.1, whole genome shotgun sequence genome contains the following:
- the LOC123908962 gene encoding helicase-like transcription factor CHR28 isoform X1, producing MTMADDGFQLPLFGDDGDESDDEKLAMDIESFLSVLDEDCVPSESSHEDSSLKDVSPGESGIHDNFLLQNGNSVFDSEYENHRPSSQTCSSPNAFAGGYRDSFTVVESDETCYTERAGVSERETPSYIVDTSFGEANSNTATVSRDNLNPSLWKGDNKSQINHVGDDVESEHASYSSIIENADGTLEDYETALKDIIGVSRQLENDSCTSFEMPFMDADRSTHFGTKTDSTICQGSDVPSDFSGHYPSLNCYQGIDVKLAITDSSGYLPNRVCPEFWKNEETMSNTMVEKMEFLTDNTNMIGGMHLSTIGRIPFHDTQFMPVDNEYPSFFPGNVIFEDSESVQQSSCAPYISRECQSFNVKAEADEMVMPYQNNFQNDNAGLEVKQLPGIFPINGCHNYDFFKSEDSDTIVTTENANYYQDFIDDETAIKFPGNIGNLNFRSLSKSLSVARPSITNGNQYNCGMSELDSKLSEYKSIDLQLSKRSTEGSNDEDDCDVCIIEDISHPAPTSRSVEVKNSLHMSQSSRFDYTQSYMAGGTRPKARDEQYILRVALQDLSQPKSEVSPPDGLLAVPLLRHQRIALSWMVQKETSSLYCSGGILADDQGLGKTVSTIALILKEMPPLLKTCANAQKSVLETLDLDDDPLPENGVVKMESDVCQSNRNAKGRPSAGTLVVCPTSVLRQWADELHNKVTCKANLSVLVYHGSSRTKDPYELAKYDVVLTTYSIVSMEVPKQPLVDKDDGEKGIYEDHAVPSRKRKCPTSSKTSKKALDSMMLEAAARPLAKVAWFRVVLDEAQSIKNHRTQVARACWGLRAKRRWCLSGTPIQNSIDDLYSYFRFLRYDPYAVYTSFCSTIKIPISRNPSKGYRKLQAVLKTIMLRRTKGTLLDGEPIISLPPKSVELKKVEFSQEERDFYSKLEADSRAQFQEYADAGTVKQNYVNILLMLLRLRQACDHPLLVKPYNSTTLWKSSVETAMKLPQEKQLFLLKCLEASLALCGICNDAPEEAVVSVCGHVFCNQCICEHLTGEDNQCPATNCKTRLSMSSVFPKATLNSSLANQACDHLPGYSGSVVEDSEHCSQTQPCDSSKIKAALEVLQSLSKPQGHNSPKTSVQSTSRESTDCSSTSADNGKSFSDFPEKKSSNDSVGSPGEKAIVFSQWTGMLDLLEACLKNSSIQYRRLDGTMSVMSRDKAVKDFNTLPEVSVMIMSLKAASLGLNMVAACHVLMLDLWWNPTTEDQAIDRAHRIGQTRPVTVLRLTVKDTVEDRILALQQKKRQMVASAFGEDGNGDRQTRLTVDDLKYLFMM from the exons ATGACCATGGCGGATGATGGATTTCAATTACCACTGTTTGGTGACGATGGAGATGAATCTGATGATGAAAAGCTTGCAATGGATATCGAATCGTTTCTTAGCGTTCTTGATGAAGATTGTGTTCCTTCTGAG AGTAGTCACGAGGATTCTTCATTGAAAGATGTTTCACCTGGTGAATCTGGGATCcatgataattttttacttCAAAATG GGAATTCAGTGTTTGACTCCGAATATGAAAACCACAGACCTTCATCACAGACCTGCTCTTCCCCAAATGCTTTTGCTGGTGGTTACAGGGACTCGTTCACCGTTGTTGAAAGTGATGAAACTTGCTATACAGAAAGGGCAGGAGTTTCTGAACGGGAGACGCCTTCTTACATTGTGGACACAAGTTTTGGCGAGGCAAATTCAAATACTGCAACTGTTTCTAGAGATAATTTGAACCCGAGTCTGTGGAAGGGTGACAATAAGAGCCAAATCAATCATGTGGGAGATGATGTAGAATCTGAAC ATGCTTCATATAGCTCTATCATTGAGAATGCTGATGGAACTCTTGAAGATTATGAAACAGCTTTGAAAGACATTATTGGAGTTTCTAGGCAGCTGGAAAATGACTCCTGTACATCTTTTGAAATGCCGTTTATGGATGCCGACAGATCTACACATTTTGGAACTAAAACTGATTCAACAATTTGTCAAGGTTCCGATGTTCCTAGTGATTTTAGTGGCCACTATCCTTCTTTGAATTGTTACCAGGGTATAGATGTTAAACTTGCTATTACTGACAGTTCTGGTTATTTGCCTAATCGTGTTTGTCCTGAATTCTGGAAAAATGAAGAGACAATGAGTAACACGATGGTTGAAAAAATGGAGTTCTTAACTGATAATACAAATATGATTGGCGGCATGCATTTGAGCACTATTGGTCGGATCCCTTTTCACGATACTCAATTTATGCCGGTAGATAATGAATATCCTTCATTTTTTCCTGGTAATGTTATATTTGAAGACAGTGAATCAGTGCAACAATCATCTTGTGCTCCATATATTTCAAGAGAATGCCAGTCATTTAATGTCAAAGCTGAAGCAGATGAAATGGTTATGCCTTACCAAAATAATTTTCAGAATGACAATGCTGGTCTAGAGGTGAAACAATTACCCGGTATTTTCCCTATCAATGGATGTCataattatgattttttcaAGAGCGAGGATAGTGATACAATCGTAACAACTGAGAATGCCAATTATTATCAAGATTTTATTGATGATGAAACTGCTATCAAATTTCCAGGAAACATTGGAAATTTAAATTTCAGATCCTTAAGCAAATCTCTATCTGTTGCCCGGCCATCGATTACCAACGGGAATCAATATAATTGTGGTATGAGTGAACTAGATAGTAAGCTGAGTGAATATAAAAGTATTGATTTGCAACTTTCCAAAAGAAGTACTGAGGGATCCAATGACGAAGATGACTGCGATGTTTGCATTATTGAAGACATCAGTCATCCTGCACCTACAAGTCGGTCTGTCGAAGTCAAGAATTCCCTTCATATGTCACAATCTTCTAGATTTGATTATACCCAATCTTATATGGCGGGAGGCACAAGACCAAAGGCACGTGACGAGCAGTACATATTACGAGTTGCATTGCAG GATCTATCTCAGCCAAAGTCAGAAGTAAGTCCACCAGATGGACTACTGGCAGTTCCTCTTTTACGTCACCAG AGAATTGCTCTATCATGGATGGTTCAGAAGGAAACATCAAGTTTATACTGTTCTGGAGGAATTCTTGCAGATGATCAG GGTCTTGGGAAAACAGTGTCAACTATTGCTTTAATACTAAAGGAAATGCCTCCATTGCTTAAGACGTGCGCTAATGCTCAAAAAAGTGTATTAGAAACCTTGGATTTGGATGATGACCCACTTCCTGAGAATGGTGTAGTGAAGATGGAATCTGATGTGTGTCAATCTAATAGAAATGCAAAGGGTAGACCATCTGCGGGAACCCTTGTTGTTTGTCCAACTAGTGTCCTGCGACAGTGGGCTGATGAGCTGCATAATAAGGTAACCTGCAAAGCAAATCTCTCTGTGCTTGTGTACCATGGAAGCAGTCGAACCAAAGATCCTTATGAGCTTGCCAAGTATGATGTTGTTTTGACAACCTATTCAATTGTTAGCATGGAGGTCCCCAAGCAGCCTCTGGTTGACAAAGATGATGGAGAAAAAGGAATTTATGAAGATCACGCCGTTCCAAGTAGGAAAAGGAAATGCCCTACTAGTTCTAAAACCAGCAAGAAGGCTTTGGACAGCATGATGCTTGAGGCTGCTGCACGTCCTCTTGCAAAAGTAGCCTGGTTTAGAGTTGTCCTGGATGAGGCCCAAAGTATAAAGAATCACAGAACTCAAGTTGCAAGGGCCTGTTGGGGTCTTCGAGCTAAGCGCAGATGGTGCTTGTCAGGGACTCCAATCCAGAATTCCATTGATGATCTCTACAGTTACTTTAGATTTCTTAGATATGATCCTTATGCCGTGTACACATCTTTCTGTTCTACGATCAAGATTCCTATCAGCAGAAATCCATCAAAAGGGTATAGAAAGCTACAAGCTGTCTTAAAGACAATCATGTTACGCCGGACAAAAG GCACACTTCTTGATGGGGAACCTATTATATCTTTGCCACCTAAATCTGTGGAGTTGAAAAAAGTGGAATTTTCACAGGAGGAACGTGATTTCTATTCCAAGCTGGAGGCTGATTCACGTGCACAGTTTCAG GAGTATGCTGATGCTGGTACTGTGAAGCAAAACTATGTCAACATTTTATTGATGCTTTTGCGACTTAGACAAGCTTGCGATCACCCTCTGCTTGTCAAGCCTTACAATTCTACTACTCTCTGGAAATCCTCTGTTGAGACGGCAATGAAGCTTCCTCAGGAAAAAcagttatttcttttaaaatgttTAGAGGCTTCCCTGGCCCTCTGCGGTATCTGTAAT GACGCTCCCGAAGAAGCTGTTGTTTCAGTCTGTGGTCATGTTTTCTGTAACCAGTGTATTTGTGAACATCTAACTGGTGAGGACAATCAGTGTCCTGCTACAAACTGCAAAACTCGACTTAGCATGTCTTCAGTGTTCCCCAAAGCTACGCTGAACAGTTCTTTAGCTAATCAGGCCTGTGATCATTTGCCTGGTTACTCTGGTTCTGTGGTTGAGGATTCTGAACATTGTTCTCAGACTCAACCGTGCgattcttcaaaaataaaagcTGCACTTGAGGTTTTGCAGTCATTGTCTAAGCCACAAGGCCATAATTCCCCAAAAACATCTGTGCAGAGCACTTCTAGGGAAAGTACTGATTGCAGCTCCACTTCTGCCGATAATGGAAAATCCTTTAGTGATTTTCCCGAGAAGAAAAGCTCTAATGATTCAGTTGGTTCTCCAGGAGAGAAAGCTATAGTGTTTTCGCAGTGGACGGGGATGCTAGATTTACTTGAAGCTTGTCTTAAGAATTCTTCAATTCAGTATAGAAGACTTGATGGAACAATGTCTGTCATGTCAAGAGATAAAGCTGTTAAAGATTTTAACACACTACCTGAG GTATCAGTTATGATAATGTCTTTGAAGGCTGCTAGTCTTGGTCTGAATATGGTGGCAGCTTGCCACGTTCTCATGTTAGATCTATGGTGGAATCCTACAACTGAAGATCAAGCCATAGACAGAGCGCATCGAATTGGACAGACTCGTCCGGTTACAGTTTTGCGGTTGACTGTCAAAGATACAGTTGAAGACCGTATTTTAGCTCTGCAG CAAAAAAAGCGACAGATGGTTGCATCTGCATTTGGAGAGGATGGAAATGGTGATCGTCAAACTCGTCTTACAGTGGATGATTTAAAATACTTGTTCATGATGTGA
- the LOC123908962 gene encoding helicase-like transcription factor CHR28 isoform X2: MMDFNYHCLVTMEMNLMMKSLQWISNRFLAFLMKIVFLLSHEDSSLKDVSPGESGIHDNFLLQNGNSVFDSEYENHRPSSQTCSSPNAFAGGYRDSFTVVESDETCYTERAGVSERETPSYIVDTSFGEANSNTATVSRDNLNPSLWKGDNKSQINHVGDDVESEHASYSSIIENADGTLEDYETALKDIIGVSRQLENDSCTSFEMPFMDADRSTHFGTKTDSTICQGSDVPSDFSGHYPSLNCYQGIDVKLAITDSSGYLPNRVCPEFWKNEETMSNTMVEKMEFLTDNTNMIGGMHLSTIGRIPFHDTQFMPVDNEYPSFFPGNVIFEDSESVQQSSCAPYISRECQSFNVKAEADEMVMPYQNNFQNDNAGLEVKQLPGIFPINGCHNYDFFKSEDSDTIVTTENANYYQDFIDDETAIKFPGNIGNLNFRSLSKSLSVARPSITNGNQYNCGMSELDSKLSEYKSIDLQLSKRSTEGSNDEDDCDVCIIEDISHPAPTSRSVEVKNSLHMSQSSRFDYTQSYMAGGTRPKARDEQYILRVALQDLSQPKSEVSPPDGLLAVPLLRHQRIALSWMVQKETSSLYCSGGILADDQGLGKTVSTIALILKEMPPLLKTCANAQKSVLETLDLDDDPLPENGVVKMESDVCQSNRNAKGRPSAGTLVVCPTSVLRQWADELHNKVTCKANLSVLVYHGSSRTKDPYELAKYDVVLTTYSIVSMEVPKQPLVDKDDGEKGIYEDHAVPSRKRKCPTSSKTSKKALDSMMLEAAARPLAKVAWFRVVLDEAQSIKNHRTQVARACWGLRAKRRWCLSGTPIQNSIDDLYSYFRFLRYDPYAVYTSFCSTIKIPISRNPSKGYRKLQAVLKTIMLRRTKGTLLDGEPIISLPPKSVELKKVEFSQEERDFYSKLEADSRAQFQEYADAGTVKQNYVNILLMLLRLRQACDHPLLVKPYNSTTLWKSSVETAMKLPQEKQLFLLKCLEASLALCGICNDAPEEAVVSVCGHVFCNQCICEHLTGEDNQCPATNCKTRLSMSSVFPKATLNSSLANQACDHLPGYSGSVVEDSEHCSQTQPCDSSKIKAALEVLQSLSKPQGHNSPKTSVQSTSRESTDCSSTSADNGKSFSDFPEKKSSNDSVGSPGEKAIVFSQWTGMLDLLEACLKNSSIQYRRLDGTMSVMSRDKAVKDFNTLPEVSVMIMSLKAASLGLNMVAACHVLMLDLWWNPTTEDQAIDRAHRIGQTRPVTVLRLTVKDTVEDRILALQQKKRQMVASAFGEDGNGDRQTRLTVDDLKYLFMM; encoded by the exons ATGATGGATTTCAATTACCACTGTTTGGTGACGATGGAGATGAATCTGATGATGAAAAGCTTGCAATGGATATCGAATCGTTTCTTAGCGTTCTTGATGAAGATTGTGTTCCTTCTGAG TCACGAGGATTCTTCATTGAAAGATGTTTCACCTGGTGAATCTGGGATCcatgataattttttacttCAAAATG GGAATTCAGTGTTTGACTCCGAATATGAAAACCACAGACCTTCATCACAGACCTGCTCTTCCCCAAATGCTTTTGCTGGTGGTTACAGGGACTCGTTCACCGTTGTTGAAAGTGATGAAACTTGCTATACAGAAAGGGCAGGAGTTTCTGAACGGGAGACGCCTTCTTACATTGTGGACACAAGTTTTGGCGAGGCAAATTCAAATACTGCAACTGTTTCTAGAGATAATTTGAACCCGAGTCTGTGGAAGGGTGACAATAAGAGCCAAATCAATCATGTGGGAGATGATGTAGAATCTGAAC ATGCTTCATATAGCTCTATCATTGAGAATGCTGATGGAACTCTTGAAGATTATGAAACAGCTTTGAAAGACATTATTGGAGTTTCTAGGCAGCTGGAAAATGACTCCTGTACATCTTTTGAAATGCCGTTTATGGATGCCGACAGATCTACACATTTTGGAACTAAAACTGATTCAACAATTTGTCAAGGTTCCGATGTTCCTAGTGATTTTAGTGGCCACTATCCTTCTTTGAATTGTTACCAGGGTATAGATGTTAAACTTGCTATTACTGACAGTTCTGGTTATTTGCCTAATCGTGTTTGTCCTGAATTCTGGAAAAATGAAGAGACAATGAGTAACACGATGGTTGAAAAAATGGAGTTCTTAACTGATAATACAAATATGATTGGCGGCATGCATTTGAGCACTATTGGTCGGATCCCTTTTCACGATACTCAATTTATGCCGGTAGATAATGAATATCCTTCATTTTTTCCTGGTAATGTTATATTTGAAGACAGTGAATCAGTGCAACAATCATCTTGTGCTCCATATATTTCAAGAGAATGCCAGTCATTTAATGTCAAAGCTGAAGCAGATGAAATGGTTATGCCTTACCAAAATAATTTTCAGAATGACAATGCTGGTCTAGAGGTGAAACAATTACCCGGTATTTTCCCTATCAATGGATGTCataattatgattttttcaAGAGCGAGGATAGTGATACAATCGTAACAACTGAGAATGCCAATTATTATCAAGATTTTATTGATGATGAAACTGCTATCAAATTTCCAGGAAACATTGGAAATTTAAATTTCAGATCCTTAAGCAAATCTCTATCTGTTGCCCGGCCATCGATTACCAACGGGAATCAATATAATTGTGGTATGAGTGAACTAGATAGTAAGCTGAGTGAATATAAAAGTATTGATTTGCAACTTTCCAAAAGAAGTACTGAGGGATCCAATGACGAAGATGACTGCGATGTTTGCATTATTGAAGACATCAGTCATCCTGCACCTACAAGTCGGTCTGTCGAAGTCAAGAATTCCCTTCATATGTCACAATCTTCTAGATTTGATTATACCCAATCTTATATGGCGGGAGGCACAAGACCAAAGGCACGTGACGAGCAGTACATATTACGAGTTGCATTGCAG GATCTATCTCAGCCAAAGTCAGAAGTAAGTCCACCAGATGGACTACTGGCAGTTCCTCTTTTACGTCACCAG AGAATTGCTCTATCATGGATGGTTCAGAAGGAAACATCAAGTTTATACTGTTCTGGAGGAATTCTTGCAGATGATCAG GGTCTTGGGAAAACAGTGTCAACTATTGCTTTAATACTAAAGGAAATGCCTCCATTGCTTAAGACGTGCGCTAATGCTCAAAAAAGTGTATTAGAAACCTTGGATTTGGATGATGACCCACTTCCTGAGAATGGTGTAGTGAAGATGGAATCTGATGTGTGTCAATCTAATAGAAATGCAAAGGGTAGACCATCTGCGGGAACCCTTGTTGTTTGTCCAACTAGTGTCCTGCGACAGTGGGCTGATGAGCTGCATAATAAGGTAACCTGCAAAGCAAATCTCTCTGTGCTTGTGTACCATGGAAGCAGTCGAACCAAAGATCCTTATGAGCTTGCCAAGTATGATGTTGTTTTGACAACCTATTCAATTGTTAGCATGGAGGTCCCCAAGCAGCCTCTGGTTGACAAAGATGATGGAGAAAAAGGAATTTATGAAGATCACGCCGTTCCAAGTAGGAAAAGGAAATGCCCTACTAGTTCTAAAACCAGCAAGAAGGCTTTGGACAGCATGATGCTTGAGGCTGCTGCACGTCCTCTTGCAAAAGTAGCCTGGTTTAGAGTTGTCCTGGATGAGGCCCAAAGTATAAAGAATCACAGAACTCAAGTTGCAAGGGCCTGTTGGGGTCTTCGAGCTAAGCGCAGATGGTGCTTGTCAGGGACTCCAATCCAGAATTCCATTGATGATCTCTACAGTTACTTTAGATTTCTTAGATATGATCCTTATGCCGTGTACACATCTTTCTGTTCTACGATCAAGATTCCTATCAGCAGAAATCCATCAAAAGGGTATAGAAAGCTACAAGCTGTCTTAAAGACAATCATGTTACGCCGGACAAAAG GCACACTTCTTGATGGGGAACCTATTATATCTTTGCCACCTAAATCTGTGGAGTTGAAAAAAGTGGAATTTTCACAGGAGGAACGTGATTTCTATTCCAAGCTGGAGGCTGATTCACGTGCACAGTTTCAG GAGTATGCTGATGCTGGTACTGTGAAGCAAAACTATGTCAACATTTTATTGATGCTTTTGCGACTTAGACAAGCTTGCGATCACCCTCTGCTTGTCAAGCCTTACAATTCTACTACTCTCTGGAAATCCTCTGTTGAGACGGCAATGAAGCTTCCTCAGGAAAAAcagttatttcttttaaaatgttTAGAGGCTTCCCTGGCCCTCTGCGGTATCTGTAAT GACGCTCCCGAAGAAGCTGTTGTTTCAGTCTGTGGTCATGTTTTCTGTAACCAGTGTATTTGTGAACATCTAACTGGTGAGGACAATCAGTGTCCTGCTACAAACTGCAAAACTCGACTTAGCATGTCTTCAGTGTTCCCCAAAGCTACGCTGAACAGTTCTTTAGCTAATCAGGCCTGTGATCATTTGCCTGGTTACTCTGGTTCTGTGGTTGAGGATTCTGAACATTGTTCTCAGACTCAACCGTGCgattcttcaaaaataaaagcTGCACTTGAGGTTTTGCAGTCATTGTCTAAGCCACAAGGCCATAATTCCCCAAAAACATCTGTGCAGAGCACTTCTAGGGAAAGTACTGATTGCAGCTCCACTTCTGCCGATAATGGAAAATCCTTTAGTGATTTTCCCGAGAAGAAAAGCTCTAATGATTCAGTTGGTTCTCCAGGAGAGAAAGCTATAGTGTTTTCGCAGTGGACGGGGATGCTAGATTTACTTGAAGCTTGTCTTAAGAATTCTTCAATTCAGTATAGAAGACTTGATGGAACAATGTCTGTCATGTCAAGAGATAAAGCTGTTAAAGATTTTAACACACTACCTGAG GTATCAGTTATGATAATGTCTTTGAAGGCTGCTAGTCTTGGTCTGAATATGGTGGCAGCTTGCCACGTTCTCATGTTAGATCTATGGTGGAATCCTACAACTGAAGATCAAGCCATAGACAGAGCGCATCGAATTGGACAGACTCGTCCGGTTACAGTTTTGCGGTTGACTGTCAAAGATACAGTTGAAGACCGTATTTTAGCTCTGCAG CAAAAAAAGCGACAGATGGTTGCATCTGCATTTGGAGAGGATGGAAATGGTGATCGTCAAACTCGTCTTACAGTGGATGATTTAAAATACTTGTTCATGATGTGA
- the LOC123908529 gene encoding serine carboxypeptidase-like 31, with the protein MNYNMTCFYTFVLLVLFLSSLNLVFSSKHRKLSYVGDNGDLVTNLPGQPPVDFQHYAGYVTVNETNGRALFYWFFEAMTKPEEKPLVLWLNGGPGCSSVGYGATQEIGPFLVDTDGKGIKFNNFSWNKEANMLFLESPIGVGFSYSNTTSEYAQLGDDFTANDAYTFLHNWFIKYPSYRTREFYIAGESYAGKYVPELAELIIDRNNNPSLHIDLKGILLGNPETSYAEDWLGMVDYAWSHAVISDETYKKIRRSCEFNSSDPWKNKECTQGVDEVLKQYNEIDIYSLYTSVCFASTARSNDQSMKMTMKHSSLMIPRIMGGYDPCLDDYAKAFYNKPDVQKALHASDGHNLRNWSICNNDIFTGWKQSKPSVIPIYKKLISVGLRIWLYSGDTDGRVPVLSTRYSLSILDLPITKQWSPWYHEKEVSGWYQEYEGLTFATFRGAGHAVPCFKPSNSLAFFTSFLLGESPPSTR; encoded by the exons ATGAATTATAATATGACATGTTTCTATACTTTTGTTTTATTAGTACTATTTTTATCATCATTGAATcttgttttttcttctaaacatAGAAAATTGAGCTATGTTGGTGATAATGGTGATCTTGTGACTAATTTACCTGGTCAGCCTCCAGTAGATTTCCAGCACTATGCTGGATATGTCACAGTTAATGAAACCAATGGAAGAGCACTGTTTTACTGGTTTTTTGAAGCCATGACCAAACCTGAAGAGAAACCATTGGTTTTATGGCTTAATGGAG GTCCTGGTTGCTCTTCTGTGGGATATGGAGCAACACAAGAAATTGGCCCATTTTTAGTGGACACTGATGGCAAAGgcattaaatttaataacttCTCATGGAACAAAG AAGCAAACATGTTATTCTTGGAATCTCCTATTGGAGTTGGCTTTTCCTACTCAAATACAACTAGTGAATATGCACAATTAGGAGATGACTTCACAG CTAATGATGCTTACACTTTTCTACATAATTGGTTTATCAAGTATCCATCATATAGAACAAGGGAATTTTACATAGCAGGAGAGAGCTATGCAG GAAAATATGTACCAGAGCTAGCTGAACTCATCATTGATAGAAACAATAACCCTTCCCTTCATATTGATCTCAAGGGCATTTTG CTAGGAAACCCTGAAACTTCTTATGCTGAGGATTGGTTAGGAATGGTTGATTATGCTTGGAGTCATGCAGTGATATCCGACGAAACATACAAAAAAATCAGAAGAAGCTGTGAATTTAACAGTAGTGATCCATGGAAAAATAAAGAATGTACTCAAGGAGTGGATGAAGTGCTCAAACAATACAATGAAATTGATATCTATAGTCTTTATACCTCTGTCTGCTTTGCCAGTACAGCACGATCAAATGATCAATCGATGAAAATGACGATGAAGCACTCATCTTTAATG ATACCAAGGATCATGGGTGGTTATGATCCATGTCTTGATGATTATGCTAAAGCTTTTTACAATAAACCAGATGTTCAGAAGGCCCTTCATGCCAGTGATGGTCACAATCTTAGGAATTGGAGTATTTGCAA CAATGACATATTCACCGGATGGAAACAATCAAAACCTTCTGTTATCCCAATTTACAAGAAGCTTATTTCAGTTGGACTTAGAATTTGGCTTTACag TGGAGACACTGATGGTAGAGTGCCAGTGCTATCAACTAGATACAGCTTAAGCATTCTTGATTTGCCTATCACCAAACAATGGAGTCCTTGGTACCATGAAAAGGag GTAAGTGGATGGTATCAAGAATATGAAGGACTTACATTTGCTACATTTAGAGGAGCTGGTCATGCTGTGCCCTGTTTTAAACCTAGCAATTCACTTGCATTCTTCACTTCCTTTCTTCTCGGAGAATCACCACCTTCTACTAGATGA